From Dehalococcoidia bacterium:
CGCTGCTGGATCACCTAGGAGCCCAGGAGGTGCGGCTGGTGGGGCAGTCCATGGGGGGGCTCACCTGTATGGGCTTTGCCCTGCGCCATCCCGAAAGGGTGCGGGCCCTGGTCATGGCCAGCACCCTAGCGGGGATGCGGCGGCCAGCGTGGCGGGCGGCCAGTGAGGAGGTAAGGGCCTACACCTTGAGGCTGTGGGAGAGACGGCGCCAGGGCATCCGGCGCGCCCTCTCTCCGTCCTTCGCACGCGCCCATCCCCACCTGGCCTTTTTATATAGACAGATCGCCGCCCTCAACCCGCCCCGGCCGCCCGACCTACCCCGCCGCTACCCCATCATCGCCCAGGACCCCGCAGACTTGGCACGGCTGGTGATGCCTGTCCTGTTCATCGTGGGGGAGGAGGACGACCTCTTCCCGCCACCCTTGGTGGAGGTGGGAGTGCAGCTCCTGCCCAACGCCCGTCTGCTGGTGGTGCCAGGTGCTGGCCACTCCGTCTACTACGAGAGGCCCGATGTGTTCAACAGGGCTGTCCTGGAATTCCTAGCGGAGGTGGACGGGGCATGAGGCCTGTGCGGGTCTTCATCCTGGGCCTGGGCTCCATAGGCACAGCGGTGGCCCAGCTCATGCTAGAGGACACCCACTTTCAGGTATGCGGAGCAGCGGACACGGACGCGACAAAGGCCGGCCAAGACCTGGGCCTCCTTTTGGGCCGCGAGAACATGGGCATAGCGGTGGCAGGGCAGGCGGAGGAGGCACTAGCGGCTAGCGCTGCTGAGGTGGTGGTCCATGCTACAGGCTCCTACCTGCCCCAGGTGTACGATCAGCTTGCCCTGTGCATAGAGGCAGGAAAACACGTAGTATCCAGCTGCGAGGAGCTGGCCTACCCCTGGGCCCAATATCCACAACTAGCGCAGGAGCTGGACTCGCTGGCCAGGCGGCGGGGCGTGCGCGTCCTGGGCGCCGGCGTCAACCCGGGGATGGCCATGGACCTCCTCCCCATATTGGCGGCCGCCTCTACCCAAGGGGTGAGGGCCATCAGGGTGAGGCGAGTGGTGGACCTGGGGCAGCGCCGCCCCCAATTGCAGAGGAAGGCTGGGCTGGGCCTCTCGCCCCAGGAGTTCGCAGAGGCAAAAAGGGAGGGGAGGATCGGGCATGTGGGCCTGCGGGAGTCCGCCCACATGGTGGCCGAGGCCCTGGGCTGGGTCCTGCAGGACGTGCAAGAGACGCTCACGCCCGTCCTGGCCAATCGTTATGTGCGGTGCGGCCCCTTGCGCATCGCACCTGGCCAGGTGGTGGGCATCAGGCGCGAGCTGGAGGCCAAGGCCCAAGGGCGTACCGTCCTACATATGGAGCTAATTATGATGGCCGAGCCGCCGGAGGCCATGGACGCCGTGGAGGTGGAGGCCACCCCAAGCCTGAGGTTGGTCGTCCCTGGCGGCCTCCATGGGGACGTGGCCACCGCATCCCTTCTGGCCCGCTGGGCCTGGGTGGTGGCCCGCTACCCTGGCCCCGTGGGCCTGCTGACGGTGCGCGACCTGCCACTGTGGCCACGCGAGATGGAGGAGAGGAAATGAGCATCGCCGAAGAGTATATACGCCTTCACCCACGCTCGGCCCAGCTCTATGAGGAGGCCAAAGTCCTCTTCCCCTCGGGCATCACCCACGATATACGTTATGTGCCTCCCTTTCCCATCTTCGTGGAGAGGGCAGAAAGGGGGCGCAAATGGGACGTGGACGGCCATGAGATGGTGGACCTGGTGATGGGACACGGCGCCCTCTTCCTGGGCCACGCCCATCCGGCCATCGCCCAGGCGGTGGCCACGCAAGTTCGCCTCGGCACCCACTACGGCGCCAGCCACCGCCTGGAGCTAGAGTGGGCGCAGTGGGTCAGAAGGCTCATACCCAGCGCCGAGATGGTTCGCTTCACCAGCTCCGGCACCGAGGCCACCCTTATGGCCATCCGGCTGGCCAGAGCCTACACTGGACGGGACAAGATAGTCAAGTTCGACTACCACTTCCACGGGTGGCACGACGCTGTGATGTCCGCCCGCTATGCCGAGGGGGCCCCCCTGGGCATCGCCGGCATTCCCCAGGACGTCCTGAGGCACACCATCAGCGTGCCCCAAGGCGACGCCCACGCCGTGGAGGAACAGCTCCGGCAGGGGGACGTAGCAGCCGTTATCCTGGAACCCACGGGCGCCTCCTGGGGCACCCTTCCCCTTGCCCCGTCCTTCCTGCAGGACCTGCGGGAGTTGACCCTTCGCTATGGCGTCCTCCTCATCTTCGACGAGGTGGTGACGGGTTTCCGAGTGAGCCCGGGAGGAGCCCAGGCCCGCTATGGAGTCCAGCCCGATCTCACCTGCCTGGCCAAGATCTTGGGCGGGGGCCTCCCCGGAGGCTGCGTGGCCGGGCGGGCCGATGTGCTGAGCGTCATGGCCTTCCGTGAGGACCCCCACTGGGACACGGGGCGGCGGGTCTTCCATCCTGGTACCTTCAACGCCAACCCCCTCTCGGCAGCAGCAGGGGTCACCATGCTCTCCCTCATCGCCGATGGCCAGGCCCATGCCCGCGCCGATGCCCTCACGCGACGCCTCATCATGGCTATGAACGACATCTTGGCGCAGCAAAAGGTGGCCGGCTGCGTGTACGGCCTTAGCTCCTACTTCCACATCGTCCTAGGCAAGGAGTGCCCAC
This genomic window contains:
- a CDS encoding alpha/beta fold hydrolase, encoding MPVLTVGDLRLYYEVHGQGPWLVLAHGAAGNHLSWWQQVPVFAKRYRCVIFDHRGFGLSRNGEGEVEPARFVDDLEALLDHLGAQEVRLVGQSMGGLTCMGFALRHPERVRALVMASTLAGMRRPAWRAASEEVRAYTLRLWERRRQGIRRALSPSFARAHPHLAFLYRQIAALNPPRPPDLPRRYPIIAQDPADLARLVMPVLFIVGEEDDLFPPPLVEVGVQLLPNARLLVVPGAGHSVYYERPDVFNRAVLEFLAEVDGA
- a CDS encoding saccharopine dehydrogenase NADP-binding domain-containing protein, which translates into the protein MRPVRVFILGLGSIGTAVAQLMLEDTHFQVCGAADTDATKAGQDLGLLLGRENMGIAVAGQAEEALAASAAEVVVHATGSYLPQVYDQLALCIEAGKHVVSSCEELAYPWAQYPQLAQELDSLARRRGVRVLGAGVNPGMAMDLLPILAAASTQGVRAIRVRRVVDLGQRRPQLQRKAGLGLSPQEFAEAKREGRIGHVGLRESAHMVAEALGWVLQDVQETLTPVLANRYVRCGPLRIAPGQVVGIRRELEAKAQGRTVLHMELIMMAEPPEAMDAVEVEATPSLRLVVPGGLHGDVATASLLARWAWVVARYPGPVGLLTVRDLPLWPREMEERK
- a CDS encoding aspartate aminotransferase family protein, with protein sequence MSIAEEYIRLHPRSAQLYEEAKVLFPSGITHDIRYVPPFPIFVERAERGRKWDVDGHEMVDLVMGHGALFLGHAHPAIAQAVATQVRLGTHYGASHRLELEWAQWVRRLIPSAEMVRFTSSGTEATLMAIRLARAYTGRDKIVKFDYHFHGWHDAVMSARYAEGAPLGIAGIPQDVLRHTISVPQGDAHAVEEQLRQGDVAAVILEPTGASWGTLPLAPSFLQDLRELTLRYGVLLIFDEVVTGFRVSPGGAQARYGVQPDLTCLAKILGGGLPGGCVAGRADVLSVMAFREDPHWDTGRRVFHPGTFNANPLSAAAGVTMLSLIADGQAHARADALTRRLIMAMNDILAQQKVAGCVYGLSSYFHIVLGKECPRPEGDVEWPLTGRLLPPPMPRRLGLALKQAMINHGVDLMGLGGGFLSAVHTEEDVDAVLEAFAASLHDMRRDGLL